In one Myotis daubentonii chromosome 1, mMyoDau2.1, whole genome shotgun sequence genomic region, the following are encoded:
- the C1QL3 gene encoding complement C1q-like protein 3: MVLLLVILIPVLVSSAGTSAHYEMLGTCRMVCDPYGGTKAPSTAATPDRGLMQSLPTFIQGPKGEAGRPGKAGPRGPPGEPGPPGPVGPPGEKGEPGRQGLPGPPGAPGLNAAGAISAATYSTVPKIAFYAGLKRQHEGYEVLKFDDVVTNLGNHYDPTTGKFTCSIPGIYFFTYHVLMRGGDGTSMWADLCKNNQVRASAIAQDADQNYDYASNSVVLHLEPGDEVYIKLDGGKAHGGNNNKYSTFSGFIIYAD, encoded by the exons ATGGTGCTGCTGCTGGTCATCCTCATCCCGGTGCTGGTGAGCTCGGCCGGCACGTCGGCGCACTACGAGATGCTGGGCACCTGCCGCATGGTCTGCGACCCCTACGGGGGCACCAAGGCGCCCAGCACGGCGGCCACGCCCGACCGCGGCCTCATGCAGTCGCTGCCCACCTTCATCCAGGGCCCCAAAGGCGAGGCCGGCAGACCCGGGAAGGCGGGCCCGCGTGGGCCCCCCGGTGAGCCCGGGCCACCGGGCCCCGTGGGCCCGCCGGGCGAGAAGGGCGAGCCGGGCCGCCAAGGCCTGCCGGGCCCGCCCGGGGCGCCCGGCCTGAACGCGGCCGGGGCCATCAGCGCGGCCACCTACAGCACGGTGCCCAAGATCGCCTTCTACGCCGGCCTCAAGCGGCAGCACGAAGGCTACGAGGTGCTCAAGTTCGACGACGTGGTCACCAACCTCGGGAACCACTACGACCCCACCACGGGCAAGTTCACCTGCTCTATCCCGGGCATCTACTTCTTCACCTACCACGTCCTGATGCGCGGCGGGGACGGCACCAGCATGTGGGCTGATCTCTGCAAAAACAACCAG GTGCGTGCCAGTGCAATCGCCCAGGATGCTGATCAGAATTACGACTATGCCAGTAACAGCGTGGTTCTTCACTTGGAGCCAGGAGACGAAGTCTACATCAAATTAGATGGTGGGAAAGCCCATGGAGGGAACAACAACAAATACAGCACATTTTCTGGATTTATCATTTACGCTGACTGA